Part of the Falco cherrug isolate bFalChe1 chromosome 6, bFalChe1.pri, whole genome shotgun sequence genome is shown below.
TCATTTTAACTTATCCTAAAACTGTCTACATTCACTACTAATGCAAGATTTTGTTATCTATCACCTTCTTTATCACTATGAAAATAGTGTCTTTGGAGCCTGCTGGTACAGATCATTCTTCAAAAAACAATGATCACgttgttggtttttctttagATCCAGGCTGATGTTTCAAACATCCCATCCCGTTTTCTGGAACAAGTAGACCACACCATTTTCGAAAATTAATCCAAAGAAGATGGCCAACCAAGGGAGCATTCGATTCAAGTTCAatgtaactgaaaaagaaaacagaacaaatttaTCACTTACCATTTAAGAAGATCATAGAAAGCATGTGAGAATTCACATTAATTTGTATGTATAAGAAATCGCACAAATTATTAAAAGTCTGCTTCCATGCCATGCATAAAATTaacatgaaattttaattttccagacACACAAAGAATTCTATTTTATGTTTCAATGACCCATAATGAATTGTCTCAAATTCTAACTGATGGATCTGATGGATACAATACAGCATATACTAAGAGATTACGGTGAGATAAGAGGTGCTTTTTCTTAATAGTGGTTTGTTTCATTCACTTTCTATTAGTCTAAATAAGACAGTTTTAAGCTAGAGCTATTTCAGTCACATATCTGATAccaattaaaaatgtaacagcaataataatgaCTTCTCTAACAGCTGCACTCTCACATTCTATACAACTGATGtagtaataaaaagcaaaaacgTACCTCTAATTGCCTGAGAATTTGATATCAAGACAAATACTTTTATAAACGCAAGGCACAAAGGAGTGTAGTCATGTTCCCAAATAACAGCTGGAATTAGCAAAAGCTTTCCATAGCTGGACAACAGCAGTGCTTTGAGAAGTAAAATGAAGTCAGactttgttttcagcatctCAGGTCTCATCCACCATAAGGTAATAAAAATGCCAACCAAAAATGAAGTTTGTTCTAAGAGAAAATAAGAGGAGTGGGAAACAGAGAATAAAGAACCAAAATCAAGTCCTTTTTTGGAtgaatttcagtgaaatggCATGTCCCAAATGCAACTGAGCCACCACTACTTAAAAAACGTATGCAAATATGAACATGTCCTCCATCTCCTGTGTTCATTTTAATAGGCAAATATTACTATTACTTAAACTAATTCAGTATCAGAATAATTCTATCACAGAATTCTATCTGTAGGTTTGTCATACTCATTATTTCTGATACGATATAGCACAGGAAGATTAGCATAAGAACCTCTTTACTGTTCCTTTTTAAcaaaaggagatttttcttcCAACTGGCTTTTAGCCTGTAAAAAAAGTCAATACTTGCCGCCTTTGAAAAGGTTACCAGCAATGAACCCTTGCTATCCAGCATGAGAAAGAACACTAAGGTAAAAGTATCATTGAGCTATTAGACTTTTTTTGACACTGTATCCCTGTGTAACACTGAAATCAATGCAGATGTCAAAGCAACTCTCACCACACCTGTAATAGATGAATTACTACTGAAAAATGAGTTCCAACGTTTTTACTGACATGTTATGAAAACCTGCTTAGAGCAACATCAGAAAAATCAATGACTGAAGTTAAACTCCAAATATCTTGGGGAAATACCAGTTTTAGTCTGAGGGCTTGATTTAAACACTATTATGAGGAAAAACTATGAGAATGAAAGtatgtcgtggtttaaccctggccagcaacccagcaccacgcagccactcgctcactgcctgtcacccagagggatggggaggagaatcggaaaggtATGtgaaactcaagggttgagatcagaacaatttaataggtaaagcaaaacccacacacacaagcaaagcaaagcaaggaattaattcaccacttcctaTGGGCAGGCTGGTGCTTGGCCATCCCCGGggaagccaggctccatcacgtgtaacggttattcaggaagacaaacaccataatgccaaatgttgTGTGTAGTGTGTGTCGTCCGTGTCGCgccccccccctttccttcttcttcccccagtttatacactcagcatgacgtcatatggtatggaacatccctttggcagCCAGTTTAAAATTCAGGTCACCCGTCCTAACTGTGtccctcccagtctcttgtgcccctccagccctctggctggcagggccaaAGAAACCGAAAAGTTGTGGACTTAGTagaaacatcacccagcaacaactgaaaacatcagtgcggtgatcaacattgttctcacatcagagccaaacacagcactgtactagctaagagaaagttaactccatcccagccaaaaccaggacaaagtATTAACCAAAAACCTGCCTTCAAATGTAGTCTTGGAGCACAGAAGTATTTACTTTTTACCAGTGATGACactgctctgtatttttgtgtattCATTTAAAAACCCCAGATACAGCTATTCCCaatttttgtttacttctgtAAGGATCACCCTTAATGTTGTATCACCTTAATGAATAATGAACCTTGAAGTCAACGTGAAATATGGAATAAGGCTGAGCTCTACACTGGTCTTCAAATCATGTAAATTAATTCAGACGAAGATTTCTGAATATTGCCACTTTTCAATGTTTTGATATATAATGCTGATCATACAAGTCTGCACTGCAATCAGGATCAAAATATGCATTTGCATTAAATGAAGGCAAATTAGAGAGCATGCGTATAATCATTTAACCATACTGAGTTGCACATGACATCTATTTCTGTGTTAGTTGTTGCAATATAGACTTGTTGAAAAACTTGTGAAGTTATTCAATACTTAAAGAGTAGATAGTGACGTGAACTAATCATCAATCTTACCTAAAGAAGCTATACCAAACATTCTATAAAAATCCCATTCTTTGGCATATCTGATTAAGTCATCTGGATCTGTACTTTGGCTTGAATCCTGTAGCTGCAACCACCTGAGATAAGCTTCACAGAGCAAACAGAATACACAGAGCTTCCCATGAATCTGGTcaatgaaagaataataaaagcATTAGTATGAAattggtatttaaaataaatttcaacaTCTCTACACAAACAAGCTCTGtaggtttattatttttgtttagaaatataAGCAAATTACTTCTGTTGAACCACTAGTACATCATCCTTTTAACATCAGTTAACATGACAGGCAAATTTGAGGGTGTAGAAAACTCCCATGAACAGTTCCATACAGAAAAAGCTATAGAACTGTGGGTTCTAAAGACTACCCTACGCTTTTTTGAAATTGGTAAGTCTGCCTCAGTTAggaatataaaaacaaaattgtgCCATAGCTAGAAGAATTATACTATCAAGAATTTAAATTTAAGGGCAACTACTCCATTCAGCGAACTTGTTTAAATagccttgtttcttttttaccctGGGACAATCTCGATTAGAAGAAACTGGTAGCATAGTTATactaaaaacatttcttagctCAGATAAGGGTGAGGTACCAAAAATAAATGGAGCAATATAACCAAACAACTGAAGTGACTGCAAAAATGATGTCATGAGGGCCCACAGTTAACGTGTTTCCACATTAAATAGTCTATAagcttgtgtgtgtggtgaataaattctgattttacaCAGATTTAAATAAACCAATGCAATTTCTGTGTGTGGATCATACTTTTTCCATTAAGAGACTAGTTCTGCCAattgcacacacatgcacaggtCAAGCCAGCTTAAAATTCAACTCAATTTATTTGAATACATGAAATTACCACAGACGGAATAGCTCTTCCAGAAGCCTCATGGAAAACATCATTACCAGTCTTCAGAAGCATTGACTTAATTCAAAATCTTTAGTCAGATTTATGCTTGAAAGATGAGGCGACTATATTTATCTACATTGCTTAACACTGGACTGGCCAAGAGGTGTTAACATGAACACAACATACACTTTGGCTTGGATAGTTTGCTCTAGATTATCTTCCCTCTCCTGGGAAATCAATCCTTAAAGTAATAATATGCAATTCTGTCAAAAAAGCTATGCCTTTACACTCCAGCTTGGCCAGCACAACCAAGTTGACCATGTAACTCTGCATCAACAACACTTTATATTACActtttgtaatatatatatatatatacataatataATGCTATAGTTTTGAGGACATGGTTAATTACTCACGAAGAAAGTAATGAGAAATTAGTACAGTAGGTTTAGTTGGTATTATTACTATGGTATGTTATACTACTATAGctcattttggaaaagaattGTTTCTAACAGAAACATAATTTGGAAATTAATTAGAAATCAGATCTTTCTCTTCCAATGTAATTTAGCACATCACCCTTTTAACATCATTTAACATGACAGGCAAATTAGACAGTGTAGAGGACTGCATGAACAGTTCCATACAgttccttctcttctctttaaCATGTAAGAtagctgctgtgtttgctggtACTGTGGCATCACCACCGTGAAGACagtaattttcttagtagcagCTGGAGTTTGAGATTTCATGTGTTCTGATCATGATATAACTGGTTCAGCTTGCTGGAACTGGTGAAAGGACAGGAGAAGAACAGTCTCTACAACTATTACAATCGACTTACCAAATCTAAGTATACCTTTAACCAAGTCACAGGGTAGGGGCGTAGCAACTTACATTTATCTTCGTATTGAAAAGAATGTGCCTGTATGCTTGTGCTTTACATAAAATAGCATTAATCAGGACGATAACAGCATCATACTCAATGTATTTGTCCACAGGTTTCTGGCAGGATTTCTGAAAGTCATAAAATAACAAGAAttaggaggggagggaagacagTTTATGAAACGTTCCTCTAATCTTAGCAAAACTGCATAAATCCGATCTAGCTGTTCAATTCTTACTAGTCTTTCCTTAACATAATCTTCCTTTTCAATAGGTTTTtaattcatacagaaaaaatgtttccccCCTCCTTGACACTGCAATTGACACACAGACTTCCCTTATAAAACAAAGATACGTTATCAATTTTTACCAGCTTCAGATTAACACAAATAATAAACTATGCAAGGATGTACCTAGTTATCATTTTGTGCCCTACAgatgtaaaaaaccaaaccaccttTCCAGGACTCAAGAAACGAACCAGTACCTTGTTAAAGTTTAACTTATCGTGGCTCATCTACTGGGTATTTTGAGAGGGGGtgtgtgttgtatttttttgaaagaaaattaatttcatctaTCAATTCCTTCTTTTCAGAGATGCTTTATCCTCCTATtctacctttttcttcctttcaagaAGACAGTaaactttttttgctgttgcattGTTCTTCCATATGGGTAGATTGTCCGGATGTTTCAACTAATTTTCCATTATTGAATGAACACCAATACATTCAGAACACTGATAAAGTAGTTTTCACAGAGAGGTATAACCAAAGAGTCAGAGGTTGCTACTGAACAGTAGTAAGACAGTAGATCATTACTTCCCCAATACATCAGCTGGTTCCTGCTGTGCCTCCTAGAGGTTATTTCGCCCAGACCACTGGGAACTGCTTGCCATCAACCCCCTTCAGACTTATTGACTTACCAGGATGGGTGATTGCTCCTTGACTTGAGTTAAATGAGAAGGGCTAACAAAACGCTACTATACTAAGTTTCAACAGGATGATTAAATAACAACGGTCTGCTAGATGAGCCTTTTGTTAAGACTTCATTCTAGCAGAGAACTGagaaggaggagcagctgatCACATCAACCACTTCAGCTCCAAAAAATGCACTTGCAGAAGCGTGCTCGCCTGCAGGTcagctttctccagctgcagatCCTCCAGTTCAGCTACTTGCTTCCTCCCAATGTGTCCTCAGCTAGTGCTGCTCCCCTGGGCCTTCACATTAGCTGCCGTGCTCCGAGCACAACAGTCATAGAAACAAtctctattttcattttaatgagtGCACAGCTGTGCACTGCCAGAAGAGAAATCTATGCATAgagctttctgaaatgctgtaaCAGTCAAAAATGCAGTATGAGACAACACACACCTACAGACAAACTCCCAGGAAGGAACAaagcttttttctattttataggGATTCCTTGTGTCCAAAGTTAACTTTGCCTTGCTATTTGCCAGAATTATTATTGGAGTATCTGAGAATGCAAAATCTTACTGTCAAATTGACTTCAAAGTCCCAATATCCATACCAAGAAAAACATCCAAACAAATGTATAAATAGAATAGAGTATTTAGGACACATTGTCACCACTAATAACTCTCTCTTGGTctagctcaaaaaaaaaaccaacccaacaaacTCGcttaatttagaaaagaaaatactgtatataACAGTATGCAAGTTAGAGGCAATGAATTAAAAAACTGACTCAATTGTCAAACAGTTTTATAGGGTTAAAACTAAAGTGAGTGAGATGGAAGAAAGGACATAATTAACAGAAGACCACAGCTACAGGATTTAA
Proteins encoded:
- the ARV1 gene encoding protein ARV1 isoform X1: MHLSVLCIILTENNDSLEVFSTSENTKIPLISMKHHLYQKSCQKPVDKYIEYDAVIVLINAILCKAQAYRHILFNTKINIHGKLCVFCLLCEAYLRWLQLQDSSQSTDPDDLIRYAKEWDFYRMFGIASLEQTSFLVGIFITLWWMRPEMLKTKSDFILLLKALLLSSYGKLLLIPAVIWEHDYTPLCLAFIKVFVLISNSQAIRVTLNLNRMLPWLAIFFGLIFENGVVYLFQKTGWDV
- the ARV1 gene encoding protein ARV1 isoform X2, giving the protein MAAVGAYRCIECSREAAELYRDYQRGVLRISICKSCQKPVDKYIEYDAVIVLINAILCKAQAYRHILFNTKINIHGKLCVFCLLCEAYLRWLQLQDSSQSTDPDDLIRYAKEWDFYRMFGIASLEQTSFLVGIFITLWWMRPEMLKTKSDFILLLKALLLSSYGKLLLIPAVIWEHDYTPLCLAFIKVFVLISNSQAIRVTLNLNRMLPWLAIFFGLIFENGVVYLFQKTGWDV
- the ARV1 gene encoding protein ARV1 isoform X3, whose product is MNKEEKSCQKPVDKYIEYDAVIVLINAILCKAQAYRHILFNTKINIHGKLCVFCLLCEAYLRWLQLQDSSQSTDPDDLIRYAKEWDFYRMFGIASLEQTSFLVGIFITLWWMRPEMLKTKSDFILLLKALLLSSYGKLLLIPAVIWEHDYTPLCLAFIKVFVLISNSQAIRVTLNLNRMLPWLAIFFGLIFENGVVYLFQKTGWDV